AGCGCGGCACCGTTGTTGCGCACGTTGTTCACCGCACGGGACACCGGACGCAACTCCAGTCGTTCGAGCAGTCCCGGCGGCGGGGAGCCGAGCAGCGCGGACACATCCCGAACATCCGGATCGAGCCAATGCTGCCAGGCCGAGGCGGGCAGCACCATCGGCATGCGCTCGTGCACCTCGAGCAGTGGGCCGACCGCCTCGGTGGTCAGAACGGCGCAGCTCACCAGCGGTCGTGCCGCGTCGTCGGCCTCCGGGTCCCGCCAGGTCGCCCAGATTCCCGCCAGTGCCAGGCTCGAACCATCCCCGAAGGTCATGAAATAGGGCTGCTTCGGTGCCGTCTCGCGCTTCCACTCGTACCAGCCGTCGGCAGGCAGCAGACAGCGTGCGTACTTGATCGGTCCACGAAAGGCGGGCTTACTCATCACCGTTTCGGACCTGGCATTGATCATGCGATTGCCGACCGCGGGGTCCTTGGCCCACTTCGGAACCAGCCCCCACCGCATGACACGGATCGTGCGCTCGGTGCGTGCGGGATCGCGGTGGCCGTCCGCATCATGCGGATGCCGCTGCACGACGCCGAGCACCGGCTTCATCGGAGCGACGTTGTAGTCGGCCACGGGACGACCCGTCCCCGAGACCTCCGCAGCGGTGGCATCCACCGCATCGAACTCCGCCGCGAGAACGTCCGGAGCCTTGGTCGAGGCGTACCTGCCGCACATCGGCGTCATCATCTCCACTCCATGCCGCACCGCCCGTGCTCATATCGTGACAGCCCGGACTCCCAGGAGCGACCCATATCCCGTCCTGCTCGAGGCCATGCGCGACGATGGAACCATGACCCAGTCCTGGTCCGCCCCGGTCGCGCACGGCCCCGTGCACGCCACGGTTCCGGTTCCCGGCTCGAAGTCCCTCACCAACCGGGCTCTCGTACTCGCCGCTCTCGCGGAGGAACCCTCGATTCTGCGAGACCCCCTGCACAGCAGGGATACCGAGCTGATGGCCTCGGCGCTGCGAGCGCTGGGGACAGTGATCGAGGAAGCCCCGGACGGAGCCTGGACGATCCGTCCGGCGCCGCTACGCGGTCCTGCACAGGTCGACTGCGGCCTGGCGGGTACCGTGATGCGCTTCGTGCCTCCCGTGGCGAGTCTGGCGCAGGGGCACGTCACCTTCGATGGTGATCCCCGTGCACGACAACGTCCGCTGGATACCGTGCTCGACGCACTGCGGACGCTCGGCGCCGAGATCAGCGGGTCCGCACTGCCGTTCGAGGTCCGCGGAACGGGGGCGCTCGCCGGGGGCAAGGTCACCATCGACGCCTCCGCCTCCTCCCAGTTCGTCTCCGGACTCCTGCTGTCGGCAGCGCGCTTCGAGCACGGCATCACCATCCGGCACGAAGGAGAGGCCGTGCCGTCCCTGCCACACATCGACATGACCGTGGCGATGCTGCGCGCCGCCGGGGTCGACGTCGACGACCGGCAACAGGACACATGGCGGGTTTCTCCGGGACCCATCGAACGGCTCGACCTGGATATCGAGCCGGACCTGTCCAACGCGACACCGTTCCTCGCCGCGGCAGCCGCCACGGCCGGGCGGGTCACGATCCCGGGCTGGCCCGAGCACACCACTCAGGCAGGCGATGCCATGCGTGGGATTCTCGAACGGATGAGCGCCCGGGTGTATCGCGACTCATCCGGACTCACGGTGACAGGACCGGCCGAACTCGACGGGGCCGATCTCGATCTCCACGAAGTCGGCGAACTCACCCCGACCGTGGCCGCACTGGCCGCGCTGGCCAACGGGCGCTCCCGGTTGCGCGGTATCGCGCATCTGCGCGGGCACGAGACCGATCGACTGGCTGCCCTGCAGCGGGAGATCAACGGCCTCGGCGGCGCGGTCGAACAGACCGACGACGGACTGCTGATCGAGCCGCGCCCGCTGCACGGCGGCACCTGGCACTCCTACGCCGATCACCGGATGGCCACCGCGGGCGCGATTCTCGGCCTGCGCATTCCCGGAGTGGCCGTCGAGGACATCACCACCACGGCGAAGACGCTTCCCGATTTCCCGGCGATGTGGGCCGCGATGCTGGAACAGGTGGCCTGATGGGCAAGCGCGGCTGGCGTGAACTGGACGAGTCCGATGTGCGGGTGCGCCCCGGACGCCGGGGGAGCCGGCCACGCAGCAAGCGCAGACCCGAACACGCCGACGCTCAGGACGCGATGGTCGTCGCGGTGGACCGGGGGCGCTGGACGTGTGCCCTGGGCGGGGACCCGCAGCACATCGTCGTGGCCATGCGTGCCCGCGAACTCGGCCGTAGCCCGATCGTCGTCGGCGACCATGTGGGCCTGGTCGGCGACACCTCCGGACGTCCGGACACGCTCGCACGGATTGTGCGGCTCACCGAGCGCACCAGTGTCCTGCGCCGTACCGCCGACGACACGGACCCGTATGAGCGGGTCGTCGTGGCCAACGCCGAACAGCTCATCATCGTCACGGCACTCGCCGATCCGCCACCCCGTCCCGGATTCATCGACCGGTGCCTGGTCGCCGCCTATGCCGGGGGCCTGACACCCGTGCTGTGCCTGACCAAGGCCGATCTGGCCTCGCCGGATGAGTGGATCGAGGCGTACTCCGGGTTCGCGATGCCGGTGATCGCCACCCGCTTCGACGAGGAGCCCGAGGAGCTGCGCGAGCGTCTGACCGGCCGCGTGTCCGCGCTCGTGGGTCATTCCGGAGTCGGCAAATCGACTCTGGTCAACCGGTTGGCGCCG
This Haloactinomyces albus DNA region includes the following protein-coding sequences:
- the rsgA gene encoding ribosome small subunit-dependent GTPase A translates to MGKRGWRELDESDVRVRPGRRGSRPRSKRRPEHADAQDAMVVAVDRGRWTCALGGDPQHIVVAMRARELGRSPIVVGDHVGLVGDTSGRPDTLARIVRLTERTSVLRRTADDTDPYERVVVANAEQLIIVTALADPPPRPGFIDRCLVAAYAGGLTPVLCLTKADLASPDEWIEAYSGFAMPVIATRFDEEPEELRERLTGRVSALVGHSGVGKSTLVNRLAPEAARATGEVSGVGKGRHISTSVVAMALPDPGRGWVVDTPGIRSFGLAHVTPDDLVAAFEGFDEAAEECPPNCGHLGGSEDPDCHLDTFVAEGGGSAEQLASLRHLLLSRAGRDS
- the aroA gene encoding 3-phosphoshikimate 1-carboxyvinyltransferase, which translates into the protein MTQSWSAPVAHGPVHATVPVPGSKSLTNRALVLAALAEEPSILRDPLHSRDTELMASALRALGTVIEEAPDGAWTIRPAPLRGPAQVDCGLAGTVMRFVPPVASLAQGHVTFDGDPRARQRPLDTVLDALRTLGAEISGSALPFEVRGTGALAGGKVTIDASASSQFVSGLLLSAARFEHGITIRHEGEAVPSLPHIDMTVAMLRAAGVDVDDRQQDTWRVSPGPIERLDLDIEPDLSNATPFLAAAAATAGRVTIPGWPEHTTQAGDAMRGILERMSARVYRDSSGLTVTGPAELDGADLDLHEVGELTPTVAALAALANGRSRLRGIAHLRGHETDRLAALQREINGLGGAVEQTDDGLLIEPRPLHGGTWHSYADHRMATAGAILGLRIPGVAVEDITTTAKTLPDFPAMWAAMLEQVA
- a CDS encoding SOS response-associated peptidase, whose product is MCGRYASTKAPDVLAAEFDAVDATAAEVSGTGRPVADYNVAPMKPVLGVVQRHPHDADGHRDPARTERTIRVMRWGLVPKWAKDPAVGNRMINARSETVMSKPAFRGPIKYARCLLPADGWYEWKRETAPKQPYFMTFGDGSSLALAGIWATWRDPEADDAARPLVSCAVLTTEAVGPLLEVHERMPMVLPASAWQHWLDPDVRDVSALLGSPPPGLLERLELRPVSRAVNNVRNNGAALVERVAEEGQSGRRQPVGWNREPGEPSAEV